A region from the Methanobrevibacter oralis genome encodes:
- a CDS encoding hydrogenase large subunit — translation MDEKVPKSNIIETEIPMGTVHPAALEPYRVRIFVEDEIVQEAEITIGVNHRGIERIMEGLPIEKANALTEKICGICSNSHIWNSCRTAEIGLGIEIPDRANYIRVIMGELERLHSHFLYLAHGCEVLAHETFSMRVFYLREIVMELLAMIGGNRVQYGCSVLGGVRPRCELDSNRIERLKNDMDKLEEGLSNFTSRFTSDSIIMSRITGIGVLPQKQAIKLAVTGPTLRATGVARDLRTSMFEYDNFDFNIITQNDGDVKSNLLMRVLESFESINLIRQAIDNLPEGKLVNRNWEMFDTDIIESYIEVPRGTLYHSYALESGRLRHGIIRTPSMANIGAMQYACIGDQITDAQLCIVQCDPCFTCTDRAIEIIRR, via the coding sequence ATGGATGAGAAAGTACCAAAAAGTAATATTATAGAAACTGAAATTCCAATGGGTACAGTTCACCCTGCTGCATTGGAACCGTATAGGGTTAGAATTTTTGTTGAAGATGAAATAGTTCAAGAAGCAGAAATTACAATTGGCGTTAATCATAGGGGTATTGAGAGAATCATGGAGGGTCTTCCGATTGAAAAAGCTAATGCTCTTACAGAAAAAATTTGTGGAATTTGTTCTAATTCACATATATGGAATTCCTGTAGAACTGCAGAAATTGGATTGGGTATTGAAATTCCTGATAGAGCTAATTATATTCGTGTTATTATGGGAGAACTTGAAAGATTGCATTCACATTTTCTTTATTTAGCTCATGGATGTGAAGTACTTGCTCATGAAACATTTTCAATGAGAGTATTTTATTTAAGGGAAATTGTAATGGAATTATTGGCTATGATTGGAGGTAACAGAGTACAGTATGGATGTTCTGTTTTAGGAGGAGTAAGACCAAGGTGTGAACTTGATTCTAATAGGATTGAAAGACTTAAAAATGATATGGATAAATTAGAAGAGGGATTATCCAATTTCACCAGTAGGTTTACATCTGATTCAATAATCATGTCAAGGATTACTGGAATTGGAGTTTTACCACAAAAACAAGCAATTAAATTAGCAGTTACAGGACCTACTTTAAGAGCTACTGGTGTTGCAAGAGATTTAAGAACAAGCATGTTTGAATATGATAATTTTGACTTTAACATAATTACCCAAAATGATGGAGATGTTAAATCAAATCTTTTAATGAGAGTTCTTGAATCATTTGAATCAATTAATCTTATTCGTCAAGCAATAGATAATTTACCTGAAGGAAAGCTAGTTAATAGAAATTGGGAAATGTTTGACACTGATATAATAGAAAGTTATATTGAGGTTCCAAGAGGAACTTTATATCATTCTTATGCACTTGAAAGTGGTAGATTGAGGCATGGAATAATTAGAACTCCATCCATGGCTAATATTGGAGCTATGCAATATGCTTGTATTGGAGATCAAATTACTGATGCACAATTATGTATTGTACAATGTGACCCTTGTTTTACATGTACAGATAGGGCAATTGAGATAATAAGGAGGTAA
- the mbhE gene encoding hydrogen gas-evolving membrane-bound hydrogenase subunit E — translation MATLFSITLLDAMYHLNGHIIPGVSNIYNALGTKIAPNLVTVVIFDFRAYDTLGESIILLTAGLVVLLIFGRGLLGDKR, via the coding sequence ATGGCAACATTGTTTTCTATTACTTTACTTGATGCAATGTATCATTTAAACGGACACATTATTCCTGGGGTAAGTAATATTTACAATGCATTAGGGACTAAAATAGCTCCAAATTTAGTAACTGTTGTTATTTTTGATTTCAGAGCTTATGATACATTAGGTGAATCAATTATATTATTAACTGCAGGATTAGTTGTCTTATTAATATTTGGTAGAGGTTTGTTGGGGGATAAACGATGA
- a CDS encoding 4Fe-4S binding protein, with protein MFLSANTCEGKGDCIKQCPTKAIRLINGKAFSCLTCGICYKNCPNDAIFKNKYGGYVVDRAKCNGCGICMYNCPTNNIHIDDGVVYGICSRCGVCREACPINSRIDGFELTKEKQLNFIDSLKILMPPIEDIPHKSNKITEVSRGFFTTDFDNCIFCGRCQKYCPTTAINVVLDRDEGICSGCRICADVCPNGSMNKNQLVNTDTCTLCLNCLKACPHNAISVDDFKITVNRLNHKPNGSIVSCLNCGLCADACENDSLRNIDNKLRYNPTFDVENRTHEVAIKSCPVSILKEDGEMFVFDELTEEELPTLSSFCVSCGKCVQVCDEKNARKYMTAVWDGRVSDECISCGICSEVCPKDAITLQRENIIVDLEKCVLCENCAIYCPVDAIPKNTMFKREIASGFNFIDQELCMHCGLCYDICSYEAIDKIDGNFIVNDDKCIFCGACKNACPANAFLFERKFKDSIGGI; from the coding sequence ATGTTTTTATCAGCTAATACATGTGAAGGGAAAGGAGATTGTATTAAACAATGCCCGACAAAAGCTATTAGGTTAATAAATGGAAAAGCTTTTAGTTGTCTTACTTGTGGGATATGTTATAAAAACTGTCCTAATGATGCAATATTTAAAAATAAGTATGGTGGTTATGTAGTAGATAGAGCAAAGTGTAATGGTTGTGGAATATGCATGTACAACTGTCCTACAAACAATATTCATATTGATGATGGTGTTGTTTATGGTATTTGCTCACGTTGTGGTGTTTGCAGAGAAGCATGTCCAATTAATTCAAGAATCGATGGATTTGAACTTACAAAAGAAAAGCAATTAAATTTCATTGATTCATTAAAAATATTAATGCCTCCAATTGAGGACATTCCTCATAAGAGCAATAAAATAACTGAGGTAAGTAGAGGTTTTTTTACAACAGACTTTGATAATTGTATATTTTGTGGAAGATGCCAAAAATATTGTCCAACAACTGCAATTAATGTTGTTTTAGACAGGGATGAGGGAATTTGTAGTGGATGTAGGATTTGTGCTGATGTTTGTCCAAATGGATCAATGAATAAAAACCAATTAGTTAATACAGACACCTGTACACTTTGTCTTAATTGTCTTAAAGCATGTCCACACAATGCGATTTCTGTTGATGATTTTAAAATTACGGTTAATAGACTTAATCATAAACCAAATGGTAGTATTGTCTCATGTTTAAATTGTGGATTATGTGCGGATGCATGTGAAAATGACTCCCTTAGAAATATTGATAATAAATTAAGATACAATCCAACTTTTGATGTTGAAAATAGGACTCATGAAGTAGCTATTAAATCATGCCCAGTTTCTATACTTAAAGAAGATGGTGAAATGTTTGTTTTTGATGAATTAACAGAAGAAGAACTTCCAACATTATCTTCATTTTGTGTATCTTGTGGTAAATGTGTACAGGTGTGTGACGAGAAAAATGCTAGAAAATACATGACTGCGGTCTGGGATGGAAGAGTTTCAGATGAATGTATATCTTGTGGAATATGTTCAGAAGTGTGTCCAAAAGATGCAATTACACTTCAAAGAGAAAATATTATAGTGGATTTAGAAAAATGTGTATTATGTGAAAACTGTGCCATATATTGTCCAGTAGATGCAATTCCAAAAAATACAATGTTTAAACGTGAAATAGCTAGTGGATTTAATTTCATTGACCAGGAATTATGTATGCATTGTGGTCTATGTTATGACATTTGTTCATATGAAGCAATTGATAAAATTGATGGTAATTTTATTGTTAATGATGATAAATGTATATTTTGTGGGGCATGTAAAAATGCATGTCCTGCAAATGCATTTTTATTTGAAAGAAAATTTAAAGATTCAATAGGAGGTATTTAA
- a CDS encoding NADH-quinone oxidoreductase subunit B family protein: protein MGIKSFSRARAIHVMLVYTGGCNGCDIEIVNTILSPKFDAEQYKVFLTWNPREADVLVVTGPVTHLNRKPLEKIYEAIPEPKLVVAAGSCALIGGVYKNIHGDIPSEEIEGPVDKIIPVTAKIPGCAVRPQDVLAGVVSLLPTLLDAD from the coding sequence ATGGGAATTAAATCATTTTCAAGAGCAAGAGCAATACATGTCATGTTAGTTTATACTGGGGGATGTAATGGTTGCGATATTGAAATTGTTAATACAATATTATCACCTAAATTCGATGCTGAGCAATATAAAGTATTTTTAACTTGGAATCCTCGTGAAGCAGATGTTCTGGTTGTTACTGGACCGGTTACACATTTAAATAGAAAACCATTAGAGAAAATTTATGAAGCTATTCCTGAACCGAAATTGGTAGTAGCTGCTGGAAGCTGTGCTTTAATAGGTGGAGTTTATAAAAATATTCATGGAGATATTCCTTCTGAAGAAATTGAAGGACCAGTTGATAAAATTATTCCAGTTACTGCAAAAATTCCTGGTTGTGCTGTAAGACCTCAAGATGTTTTAGCTGGGGTTGTATCACTTTTACCTACATTATTAGATGCGGATTGA
- a CDS encoding 4Fe-4S binding protein, producing the protein MINMLKIALEGAFTNFKRIFFAADRVTDMELREQISTLSVENEPRVDESACIGCAGCANVCPTDAIEMKKLAHPVKITENWIKTEVPEMDLLKCVVCYYCHDFCPLYSLYGVKGAVHPNNVGNQIVDVSKYINQPVKISEDKLKVISKYLSDKTILKNRQDGD; encoded by the coding sequence ATGATAAATATGCTTAAAATAGCTTTAGAAGGAGCATTTACTAACTTCAAGAGAATCTTTTTTGCTGCAGATAGAGTTACTGACATGGAATTAAGAGAACAAATTTCAACCCTTTCTGTTGAAAATGAACCTCGTGTTGATGAATCTGCATGTATTGGATGTGCTGGTTGTGCTAATGTTTGTCCAACCGATGCAATTGAAATGAAAAAATTAGCTCATCCAGTTAAAATAACTGAAAATTGGATTAAAACCGAAGTACCTGAAATGGATCTTTTAAAATGTGTAGTATGTTATTATTGTCATGATTTCTGTCCATTATATTCTTTATATGGAGTTAAGGGTGCTGTTCATCCAAATAATGTTGGAAATCAAATTGTAGATGTTTCAAAATACATTAACCAACCAGTTAAAATATCTGAAGATAAACTCAAAGTCATTTCAAAATATCTTTCAGATAAAACTATATTAAAAAATAGGCAGGATGGTGATTAG
- a CDS encoding cation:proton antiporter — MLIEYIQSILLIISSILIIISAIGVLSLDKDTKNVVYARIHIFGVFDIACVLAMIGLGQYLLAIIYFIIAPFTAHAIANSYYKSEDVKNNLELLNSDIVEEDNPFIHSKSKIQALESEVNISEKVKVDDRFSVSTFEINEEE; from the coding sequence ATGTTAATTGAATACATACAGTCAATTCTTTTAATTATCTCATCAATTTTAATTATAATATCAGCAATTGGAGTTTTAAGTTTAGATAAAGATACAAAAAATGTTGTATATGCAAGAATTCATATTTTTGGTGTTTTTGATATTGCATGTGTATTGGCCATGATTGGACTTGGCCAATATCTTCTTGCGATAATTTACTTTATAATTGCACCATTTACAGCTCACGCAATAGCTAATTCATATTATAAAAGTGAAGATGTAAAAAATAATTTAGAATTATTGAATAGTGACATTGTAGAAGAAGATAATCCTTTCATTCATAGTAAAAGTAAAATTCAAGCTTTGGAAAGTGAAGTTAATATTAGTGAAAAAGTTAAAGTGGATGATCGTTTTTCAGTTTCTACATTTGAAATAAATGAGGAGGAATAA
- a CDS encoding DUF4040 domain-containing protein, with translation MLEFVLIIITVLSAILALIQKDLLKAAILTGFSGGALALLFQILLAPDVALTQAIVGAAIVPVFIALAVKKTQREDK, from the coding sequence ATGTTAGAGTTTGTATTAATTATAATTACAGTTTTAAGTGCAATTCTTGCTCTTATTCAGAAAGATTTACTTAAGGCAGCTATATTAACAGGGTTTTCAGGTGGTGCTTTAGCATTGCTTTTCCAAATATTACTAGCACCAGATGTAGCTTTAACTCAAGCAATTGTAGGTGCAGCCATTGTCCCTGTGTTTATAGCACTTGCTGTTAAAAAAACTCAAAGGGAGGATAAATGA
- the ehbF gene encoding energy conserving hydrogenase EhbF, whose product MNELIPLMVIVPMMCALIISLFSKFNKTIKYLAFVVAIALPIIPLISNYGLHFFGGYEPLFDTLTNTVYHPAITYSFDFIQQLFIAAVGLLTFLVVFIYLTKYKQASGPYLFLLFMGTASVTAILLTDDIFHMFVFFEILALTQVGIVAASSIEYSYEMALKYMLLGCIGSSIMLLGIGFLLAITGNVNITDIVSLVDGGLVDATSPVFLLSLALIFFGWLYASGLPPFHTIKSGIYSKAEPHGAALLQSFTVVSMISIGLILFRIYHSLPIFEVLVLFFSIFAMILGVSLALTQTDFRRMIGFLAVGELGFIGLGFGLGTQLSITAGLFQALNELIFTALLFIGFGAIVHATNEIDTRKIGGLFAFHPKIGIMLLIGGLAMAGVPPLSGFQSKLMIVQAILNAGYPELAILAIMVSIATFVVFVKTFYAMFLRPRPNSLKIVDKEVPKAMVFAMGILLILVIVFGLYPYIITVGITKYVGGIL is encoded by the coding sequence ATGAATGAGTTAATCCCATTAATGGTCATTGTCCCTATGATGTGTGCTTTAATTATTAGTCTTTTTTCAAAATTCAATAAGACAATCAAATATTTAGCATTTGTTGTAGCAATTGCACTTCCAATTATTCCATTGATTTCTAATTATGGCCTACATTTCTTTGGAGGTTATGAGCCATTGTTTGATACTTTAACAAATACAGTATATCATCCAGCTATTACGTATTCATTTGATTTTATTCAGCAATTGTTTATAGCAGCTGTTGGTCTTTTAACATTTTTAGTTGTATTTATTTATTTAACTAAATACAAACAAGCTTCAGGACCTTATTTGTTCCTTTTGTTCATGGGTACAGCATCAGTTACTGCAATATTACTCACTGATGATATTTTTCACATGTTCGTGTTCTTTGAAATATTAGCTTTAACACAAGTAGGTATAGTTGCAGCTTCATCAATTGAGTATAGTTATGAAATGGCTTTAAAATATATGCTTTTAGGTTGCATTGGAAGTTCAATAATGCTTTTAGGAATTGGATTCTTATTAGCAATAACTGGTAATGTTAATATTACTGATATAGTATCACTAGTTGATGGTGGTTTAGTTGATGCTACATCTCCAGTATTCTTATTATCCTTAGCTTTAATATTTTTCGGATGGTTATATGCTTCTGGTTTACCTCCATTTCACACTATAAAATCTGGCATTTACAGTAAAGCAGAACCTCATGGAGCAGCATTACTCCAATCATTTACAGTTGTTTCAATGATTTCAATAGGATTAATATTATTTAGAATTTATCATTCACTTCCAATATTTGAAGTGCTTGTATTGTTTTTTTCCATCTTCGCAATGATTTTAGGGGTTTCACTTGCTTTAACACAAACTGACTTTAGAAGGATGATAGGATTTTTAGCTGTTGGTGAATTAGGATTTATTGGGCTTGGATTTGGGCTTGGAACTCAGTTATCTATCACTGCAGGTCTTTTCCAAGCTTTAAATGAATTAATTTTCACAGCATTATTATTCATAGGATTTGGAGCTATTGTTCATGCAACAAATGAGATTGACACTCGTAAGATTGGAGGTTTATTTGCATTTCATCCGAAAATTGGAATAATGTTGTTAATTGGAGGTTTAGCTATGGCTGGTGTACCTCCATTAAGTGGTTTCCAGTCAAAATTAATGATTGTTCAAGCGATACTAAATGCAGGTTATCCAGAACTTGCTATTTTGGCGATTATGGTAAGTATTGCAACATTCGTTGTATTTGTAAAAACATTTTATGCAATGTTTTTAAGACCAAGGCCAAATAGTTTAAAAATTGTAGATAAGGAAGTTCCAAAAGCCATGGTATTTGCAATGGGAATTTTATTAATATTAGTTATTGTATTTGGTTTATATCCTTATATTATTACAGTTGGTATTACTAAATATGTAGGAGGAATATTATGA
- a CDS encoding MnhB domain-containing protein: protein MSQGSVILKIIALPISILLICLGIMTILGGHITPGGGFQGGSMIASGVILSLLVYGINRSPLEFSHLYIDVLESIGALGFITLGLVGLFAGGFFLYNTGTDLANIIPAFIQNIFHYPDTTNAGIIPYLNVFVGLKVFVGLSAIVIAFNGFKKLGEGD from the coding sequence ATGAGTCAAGGTAGTGTGATTCTTAAAATTATTGCTTTACCAATTTCGATCTTACTGATTTGTTTAGGCATAATGACAATTCTTGGAGGACATATCACTCCAGGTGGAGGTTTTCAAGGGGGGTCAATGATTGCTAGTGGTGTTATATTGTCTTTACTTGTTTATGGGATAAATAGATCTCCTTTAGAATTTTCACATCTATATATTGATGTATTAGAATCAATAGGAGCATTAGGTTTCATTACTTTAGGTTTAGTTGGTTTATTTGCAGGTGGATTCTTTTTATATAATACTGGAACAGATTTAGCTAATATTATTCCAGCATTTATACAAAATATTTTCCATTATCCAGATACAACTAATGCAGGTATTATTCCTTATTTAAATGTGTTTGTTGGTTTAAAAGTGTTTGTAGGATTATCTGCAATTGTAATAGCTTTTAATGGATTTAAAAAATTAGGAGAAGGAGACTGA
- a CDS encoding cation:proton antiporter subunit C, with product MAQIQLTILFASAALVIVGVYAAIFVDNIIKKIIGINFIEEGANLFIVTIGYKPGGVVPILMPNMDTSWFATNAAYPLPFGLVLTSIVIGASTLAVMLALVMVLYKRYGTLSTRVMLADTAKQEEFDE from the coding sequence ATGGCTCAAATTCAGCTTACAATATTATTCGCATCTGCTGCACTTGTTATTGTTGGTGTTTATGCAGCAATTTTTGTTGATAATATTATAAAGAAGATTATTGGTATTAATTTCATTGAAGAAGGAGCTAATTTATTCATTGTAACTATTGGTTATAAACCTGGAGGTGTTGTTCCAATTTTAATGCCAAACATGGATACTTCATGGTTTGCTACAAATGCAGCATATCCATTGCCCTTTGGTTTAGTACTTACTAGTATTGTAATTGGCGCAAGTACATTAGCTGTTATGCTTGCTTTAGTGATGGTTCTTTATAAAAGATATGGTACACTTAGCACACGTGTGATGTTAGCAGATACTGCAAAACAGGAGGAATTCGATGAATGA